One stretch of Roseimicrobium sp. ORNL1 DNA includes these proteins:
- a CDS encoding N-acetylmuramoyl-L-alanine amidase-like domain-containing protein produces MLRRHFPLAAALFCGLALTTVATTSASAKENLPQSVTFKGKDTFNAIVAKAVKENWRALPMGERVAKFGMAMRGIPYVGYTLEIDNHVESASANFNGLDCWTFFEISLGLARMIEVPKETYTPSDLLAEIEWTRYRGGVCSGHYLDRIHYLAEWWYDNEARGNVARVTRDVGPTVSLTGRKCQEMTVLWKGYRYLKNNPSYLPEMGKIEQRESSLPFRYIPKDQVKAIEKNIQSGDIIGIVTKETGGHCSHVGLAYRTSDGVLHFLHASKNYKKVTLDKSLSGYLNDFRSHAGIIVARPLPRSNTVRDRAPYLAAFKDITGYTQYDLRGEAGGR; encoded by the coding sequence ATGCTTCGCCGTCACTTCCCCCTCGCCGCTGCATTGTTCTGCGGCCTTGCCCTCACCACCGTCGCCACCACTTCCGCTTCTGCAAAGGAGAACCTGCCGCAAAGCGTCACCTTCAAAGGAAAGGACACCTTCAATGCGATTGTCGCGAAGGCCGTGAAGGAAAACTGGCGTGCACTGCCCATGGGTGAGCGCGTGGCGAAGTTCGGCATGGCGATGCGCGGCATCCCCTATGTGGGCTACACGCTGGAGATCGACAATCACGTGGAGTCTGCCTCCGCGAATTTTAACGGCCTCGACTGCTGGACGTTCTTCGAGATTTCGCTGGGCCTCGCTCGCATGATCGAAGTGCCGAAGGAAACCTACACGCCCAGCGATCTGCTCGCGGAGATCGAGTGGACCCGCTATCGCGGCGGCGTTTGCAGCGGGCACTACCTGGACCGCATCCACTACCTCGCCGAATGGTGGTATGACAACGAAGCACGCGGCAATGTGGCCCGCGTCACGCGCGATGTAGGTCCCACCGTTTCCCTCACGGGTCGCAAATGCCAGGAGATGACGGTGCTCTGGAAGGGGTATCGCTACCTGAAGAACAATCCCTCCTATCTTCCCGAGATGGGCAAAATCGAGCAGCGCGAAAGCTCCCTGCCCTTCCGCTACATTCCGAAGGACCAGGTGAAAGCCATCGAGAAGAACATCCAGAGCGGCGACATCATCGGCATCGTGACGAAAGAAACCGGCGGCCACTGCTCACACGTGGGCCTCGCCTACCGCACCTCAGACGGTGTGCTGCACTTCCTGCACGCGTCCAAGAACTACAAGAAGGTCACGCTGGATAAATCCCTCTCCGGCTACCTGAACGACTTCCGCAGCCACGCCGGCATCATCGTCGCCCGTCCCCTGCCCCGCTCCAACACCGTGCGGGACCGCGCGCCCTACCTCGCCGCATTCAAGGACATCACGGGATACACTCAATACGACCTCCGCGGCGAAGCCGGGGGTAGATAG
- a CDS encoding VOC family protein, translated as MKPKSIWANLSVANLQRTTQFYTELGFKPNGESAELTSFCVGDNDFVLHFFLKERFDVELNGMAAGSKPGSEVIFSLSATSKEEVDQCAEEVKQAGGTTFFGPGKCGEGYNFGFADPDGHKFNVLYWPGM; from the coding sequence ATGAAACCGAAAAGCATCTGGGCGAACTTGTCGGTGGCGAATCTGCAACGGACCACGCAGTTCTACACGGAACTGGGATTCAAGCCCAATGGTGAGTCCGCGGAGCTCACCAGCTTCTGCGTGGGTGACAATGATTTTGTCCTCCACTTTTTCTTGAAGGAGCGTTTCGATGTCGAGCTGAATGGCATGGCTGCCGGTTCCAAGCCCGGCAGCGAAGTGATATTCAGCCTTTCGGCCACCAGCAAGGAAGAGGTGGACCAGTGTGCCGAGGAGGTGAAGCAAGCGGGTGGGACGACCTTCTTTGGTCCGGGGAAGTGTGGCGAGGGCTATAACTTTGGTTTTGCTGATCCCGACGGGCACAAGTTCAATGTGCTGTACTGGCCGGGCATGTGA
- a CDS encoding low specificity L-threonine aldolase: MMAPGCQFASDNTAGICPEAWEALQEANLGHQPSYGDDHYTREACDSFREVFETDCDVYFVFTGTAANSLALASLCHSYHSVIAHTVSHVETDECGAPEFFSNGSKLLLAKGEHAKCDPADVSRLIRSRNDLHFPKPRALSVSQSTEFGTVYRPAELKELWGVCRSHKVSIHMDGARFSNAMATLGCSPAEATWRSGVDVLCFGGTKNGMAMTEAVVFFDKELSREFAWRCKQAGQLASKMRFISAQWRRLLQDGAWLRYASQANAHAQALARGLGEIEGAEILHAVEANAVFAKLSPEVDKRLKAVGWKYYSFIGGGARFMCSWKTTEEEVQALLSAARG, encoded by the coding sequence ATGATGGCTCCAGGTTGCCAGTTTGCCAGTGACAACACCGCAGGAATTTGTCCCGAAGCGTGGGAGGCGCTGCAGGAGGCGAATCTCGGCCACCAGCCCAGCTATGGGGATGATCACTACACCCGCGAGGCGTGCGATTCCTTCCGCGAAGTCTTCGAGACGGATTGTGATGTGTACTTTGTCTTCACCGGCACGGCGGCGAATTCCCTCGCGCTCGCCTCGCTGTGCCACAGCTACCACAGCGTGATCGCCCACACGGTGTCTCACGTGGAGACAGATGAATGCGGGGCGCCGGAGTTCTTTTCCAATGGCTCGAAGCTTCTGCTGGCCAAGGGTGAGCACGCCAAGTGTGACCCGGCGGATGTGTCGCGGCTCATTCGCAGCCGAAATGATCTGCACTTCCCGAAGCCGCGCGCGCTGAGCGTGAGCCAGAGCACGGAGTTCGGTACGGTGTATCGCCCGGCGGAGCTGAAGGAGCTGTGGGGCGTGTGCCGCAGCCACAAGGTGTCCATTCACATGGATGGCGCGCGATTTTCCAATGCGATGGCCACGCTGGGATGCTCACCGGCGGAGGCGACGTGGCGCTCCGGGGTGGATGTGTTGTGTTTCGGCGGGACGAAGAATGGCATGGCCATGACGGAGGCGGTGGTGTTCTTCGACAAGGAGCTGAGTCGGGAGTTTGCCTGGCGTTGCAAACAGGCGGGACAACTCGCGAGCAAGATGCGCTTCATCTCCGCGCAGTGGCGTCGTTTGCTGCAGGATGGCGCGTGGCTTCGCTACGCCTCACAGGCGAACGCCCACGCCCAGGCGCTTGCGAGAGGGCTGGGGGAAATCGAAGGCGCGGAGATCCTGCATGCCGTGGAGGCGAATGCAGTGTTTGCGAAGCTCTCACCGGAAGTGGACAAGCGCTTGAAGGCAGTCGGATGGAAGTACTACAGCTTTATCGGCGGCGGTGCGCGATTCATGTGCTCCTGGAAAACGACGGAGGAGGAAGTGCAGGCGTTGCTGAGTGCGGCACGTGGGTGA
- a CDS encoding ADP-ribosylglycohydrolase family protein codes for MASLWGAVVGDALGVPVEFRGRAELTAAPVTGMQGFGTHDQPPGTWSDDTSLSLCTVESLLHCNEVDTRDMAERFHRWLVEAHWTARGQVFDIGIATRQALARFSEGRKPELCGGRQEYDNGNGSLMRMLPVSLWVRDAGIEQGLPFVHRVSRITHGHPRTQMVCGFYSLLVWALLDGANPLEALTEAWRQAEEEYKFHEDFEMNWPHLHRLSPKVLPMLGVQEIRSGGYSIHTLEASAWCLLRGKDFSSTVLSAVNLGDDTDTTACVTGGLAGLCYDLEQVPEIWIKALARREDLDTLFSKFIKRLTEAPQEDS; via the coding sequence ATGGCCTCTTTGTGGGGCGCGGTCGTCGGAGATGCCCTGGGCGTACCCGTGGAATTCCGTGGCAGGGCGGAACTCACCGCCGCGCCCGTGACCGGCATGCAGGGATTTGGCACGCATGACCAGCCTCCCGGCACCTGGTCGGATGACACCTCACTCTCCCTCTGCACGGTGGAGTCCCTGCTGCACTGCAATGAAGTGGACACCCGCGACATGGCGGAGCGCTTCCACCGCTGGCTCGTGGAGGCGCACTGGACGGCGCGCGGGCAGGTCTTTGATATAGGCATCGCCACGCGGCAGGCGCTCGCGAGATTCTCAGAAGGTCGCAAACCCGAGCTCTGCGGTGGCCGGCAGGAATATGACAATGGGAACGGCTCGCTCATGCGCATGCTTCCCGTATCCCTCTGGGTCCGTGATGCTGGCATCGAACAGGGGCTACCCTTCGTGCACCGAGTCTCCCGCATCACCCATGGCCATCCGCGCACGCAGATGGTATGCGGCTTCTACAGCCTGCTGGTATGGGCACTCCTGGACGGCGCGAACCCGCTGGAAGCTCTTACTGAGGCGTGGCGACAGGCGGAAGAGGAATACAAATTCCACGAGGACTTTGAGATGAACTGGCCGCATCTGCATCGCCTCTCTCCCAAAGTGCTGCCCATGCTGGGCGTGCAGGAGATTCGCAGTGGCGGCTACAGCATCCATACCTTGGAGGCCTCAGCATGGTGCCTGCTGCGCGGGAAGGACTTCTCCAGCACGGTGCTCTCCGCGGTGAATCTGGGCGATGACACCGACACCACCGCGTGCGTGACCGGTGGTCTCGCGGGATTATGCTACGATTTGGAGCAAGTACCTGAGATCTGGATCAAGGCACTCGCACGCCGGGAGGATTTGGACACACTATTTTCCAAATTCATAAAACGCCTGACAGAAGCGCCACAGGAAGATTCCTAA
- the nrdR gene encoding transcriptional regulator NrdR, translating to MRCPKCGTPEDKVIDSREAKDGASIRRRRECLTCGHRFTTYEQVEYEDLTVVKRDQKREPWSREKLIESMKKACGKRPVSVDTLEQAADAILTEIEGAGQREVPSRTIGAKVMQHLEKIDHVAYVRYASIYREFQDVTDFISEVNSLETRVPRDAAKQPELFKKLS from the coding sequence ATGCGCTGCCCGAAGTGTGGTACTCCTGAAGATAAGGTCATCGACTCCCGTGAGGCGAAGGATGGCGCGTCCATCCGTCGCCGTCGTGAATGCCTCACGTGCGGTCATCGTTTCACCACCTATGAACAGGTGGAATATGAAGACCTCACCGTGGTGAAGCGCGACCAGAAACGCGAGCCCTGGAGCCGCGAGAAACTCATCGAGAGCATGAAGAAGGCCTGCGGCAAGCGGCCAGTCAGCGTGGATACCCTGGAGCAGGCCGCGGATGCCATCCTCACGGAAATCGAAGGCGCCGGCCAGCGTGAGGTACCCTCCCGCACCATCGGCGCGAAGGTGATGCAGCACCTGGAGAAGATCGACCACGTCGCTTATGTGCGCTACGCGAGCATCTATCGTGAGTTCCAGGATGTGACGGACTTCATCAGCGAAGTGAACTCACTGGAGACGCGAGTCCCGCGCGACGCCGCGAAGCAGCCCGAGCTATTCAAGAAGCTGAGCTAA
- a CDS encoding MGMT family protein yields MSERPPTEFETRVYDLISTIPEGKVSTYALVAKALNCGSNQAVGQALRRNPFAPRVPCHRVVSAALTLGGFNGHRDGDELARKRRMLEEEGVRFDVQGRVHPACIHAFEAQDDGDWIR; encoded by the coding sequence ATGTCAGAGCGTCCGCCGACCGAGTTCGAAACCCGCGTGTACGATCTCATCTCCACCATTCCGGAGGGAAAGGTGAGTACGTATGCTTTGGTGGCGAAGGCCCTGAATTGCGGCTCCAATCAGGCGGTGGGACAGGCGCTGAGGAGAAATCCCTTCGCTCCGCGTGTGCCCTGCCACCGGGTGGTGAGCGCCGCGCTGACGCTCGGTGGCTTCAATGGTCATCGCGATGGCGATGAACTCGCGCGCAAACGCCGCATGCTGGAAGAAGAGGGCGTGAGATTCGACGTGCAGGGCAGAGTACACCCGGCGTGCATCCATGCATTCGAAGCACAAGACGACGGCGACTGGATCCGCTGA
- a CDS encoding MFS transporter: MSLSQSPSTPDTAAYASSAAITNRILWENVVLAALLMLATLPGRTQGLGLITEPLLADLKIDRIAYANINLWATLIGAAACLPMGWVLDRFGLRWSSGVLVLALALVVWQMSGHTGGVMMLFLWVLLSRAVGQSALSVASITAAGKGTGKNMGLAMGVFSVLMIVFFCVAFPAVGSVVVNQGWRSAWQYIALGLALGIAPLVLLFLREPKASAHKAAATSGESLTGYTLPEALRSRAFWVFGGTTSIFNLAISGLGLFNEAVLAEVGFTAEDYHQFLVVMTIFTLVGQGLCAWLTLRRPMPVLLGCAMFIYAVALGALPHIQTHTHLWILGGMLGITTGFITVIFFAVWGQAYGRAHLGRIQGAAQMLTVLASAVGPELFERTRHSLGTYAPVLHVIAVPVVLLGIVAWRTKLPSPPSATVTPDSVDEGTLSKAV, from the coding sequence ATGTCCCTCTCCCAGTCGCCGTCCACTCCCGATACCGCCGCCTATGCCAGCAGCGCGGCCATCACCAACCGCATCCTCTGGGAAAATGTGGTGCTCGCCGCCCTGCTCATGCTGGCCACGTTGCCGGGGCGCACGCAGGGGCTGGGACTCATCACGGAACCGCTGCTGGCGGATTTGAAGATCGACCGCATCGCCTACGCAAATATCAATCTCTGGGCCACGCTCATCGGCGCAGCAGCCTGCCTGCCCATGGGCTGGGTGCTGGATCGCTTCGGATTGCGGTGGTCATCCGGCGTGCTGGTGCTCGCGCTCGCCCTGGTGGTGTGGCAGATGAGCGGACACACGGGCGGAGTGATGATGCTGTTCCTGTGGGTACTGTTGTCGCGTGCCGTGGGTCAGAGCGCGCTCTCCGTGGCGAGCATCACCGCCGCCGGGAAAGGCACCGGGAAGAACATGGGACTGGCCATGGGAGTATTCTCCGTGCTCATGATCGTCTTTTTCTGCGTGGCATTCCCCGCGGTGGGTTCGGTGGTGGTGAATCAAGGATGGCGCAGCGCCTGGCAATACATCGCACTCGGACTGGCGCTGGGCATTGCGCCGCTGGTGTTGCTGTTCCTGCGTGAACCCAAGGCCTCAGCCCACAAGGCCGCAGCCACATCCGGTGAGTCCCTCACCGGCTACACGCTTCCTGAAGCGCTGCGTTCTCGTGCCTTCTGGGTCTTCGGGGGCACCACGTCGATCTTTAATCTCGCCATCTCCGGACTGGGTCTCTTCAATGAAGCGGTGCTGGCCGAGGTGGGATTCACGGCGGAGGACTACCACCAGTTCCTCGTCGTCATGACCATCTTCACCCTGGTGGGACAGGGGCTGTGCGCCTGGCTTACGCTGCGTCGTCCCATGCCAGTCTTGCTGGGCTGCGCCATGTTCATCTATGCCGTGGCATTGGGGGCGCTGCCGCACATCCAGACACACACGCATCTTTGGATTCTCGGAGGCATGCTTGGCATCACCACCGGGTTCATCACGGTGATCTTTTTCGCCGTATGGGGGCAGGCATACGGACGCGCACATCTTGGCCGCATCCAGGGCGCAGCGCAGATGCTCACCGTGCTGGCTTCGGCGGTTGGCCCGGAGCTTTTTGAGCGCACCCGTCATTCTCTGGGCACCTATGCACCGGTGCTGCATGTTATTGCAGTTCCCGTGGTGCTGCTTGGCATCGTGGCATGGCGCACAAAGCTGCCTTCACCGCCCTCAGCCACAGTGACGCCTGATAGCGTGGATGAGGGAACCCTTTCCAAAGCTGTTTAG